CGATGTTatatttgtgatattttgtaAGATGAATGGTGATTCCATTGAACAGAAAGAATCCTTTTGCATATGATTTTCTATAAAACTGCGTTGGACGATGCATTTCAGGATTTTGGGGAATGTTGAAGGAGTCATTTCTAATCGAAAGTAATTTCTTTACTTggggccggtctcatggtgcagtcgtcaactcgaacgacttagcAACATGTCCATCAagagttcaagccccgaacGGACCGTGCCTCAATTCGTAGGACTGACTACCCTGTTGTggtaattaaacaaacaaacagtgtAAACACTGACAGCCAAGCTTACTTCACTAGTAGGTATAGGcagccttgaccgacagcggttgttgtgccaaagaagaagaagaagaagaacttaaaTACTTTTCGTACCAAACACAGTACACAGGTGTTCACAACACAAAAAGCAACACCAGCGCGTGGATTCGCTCTTGtttctaataaaaaatcaattctgGTAGGCGAAACGCTTCATCCGCTACTAGCGCCACCTATTGTACAGTAGCGACACTAACACCATGCTATAAAACGCTTCAGTGTTCAACCGCCACACAGGCAAATGCTGAACCAATGTGCCACTGCTTTTTCGTATACAAACCAAATTTTATTCATGAAATGATCATTATAATATAAAACATTTATGATAATTTATACCCAAAAACTactcaaaatggcaacaataaaaaaactcaACCATGAGGATGGAATTGACCTACTTGAATTAAAGCCCCGCCCCGGCTTCTCCTTCCCACCGGCAATAAGCAACACGTGGCAGCAATCAAGAACGCGCAAGCTTTCACCGCCCATTAGCGTTATTGGAAGTTATCAGATGTGCTATTAATCAACATCAAAGCGAGGGTTTAAATAATTCATCGCCCGATTTCCGGAATTTGTGAAGTTGTTTACACGTGAGGTTCCGATTTTGGACGATGTTCGGCGCACTGCACGAACAAATAATTGATATTTTCCGCGTAATTAAGGCTGACACATGCTGCCTGCGAGAGTGTACGGGATGTACGGGAGCGGATTTACTTCCGTACCGTGAGATAAGTTGAATAAAGCCGTTTCAATAGTGCTTACCGTTTTGTACATGctacttaattaattaaagtttttttgctttttcttctttttccttctctcttttAGCGTTGCCTTCATGTCCGGCAATGAATCCGGTGCGAAGCAATCTGCATAGCCGCTATTACTACATCGCACCAGAACAGTTGGGCGCTACCCACGTCCCACCGATGTCCGTTCGTGGCCCGTTCGTCCGTCGTTGCGGTTCGGCCAGTGCATCGGGCTCGGTCTGAGGTCGGGTGTACCGACTTTCCCCGCGGCAACCATTAACGGTGGAGCGACGGCCGAGGGGCGGAGGCGCAGGCTCGCCTCGGAGCCGGGCAGATCAAAGGTACAGTCGCTCCGGGCGGCCAAAATGGCGAAGCACCATCGCATCCCGACGCTGGCGGAAAACATCAACCGGTCGCCGCGGCTAAGCTACCTCGCCTCCCACTCGCAGTCCGCCTCGTTCATGAGCGAGGGCGGCGAAATCACGGAGCTGATGGCGCTGGACGAGTCGGAAAATCTGCTGCACGATCGGACCGCCTCGGTGCAGGTGATCAGTGGCAGCGGTGGCGCGCTCTGCGGCAGTTATGGCAGCAGCTACGCTAGCGGAACGCTTGCGGGGCCACTTACGCCGGGCGGACGGATGCTGGTGGGTGGTAACGtcgtggcggtggcggcggccacTGCAATCAACGGGGGCGGTGGTGTGAATGCCGGCGGCATCAGCCCGGGTGTGGGCAGCTTCGGCGAGGGCAGCGAGCGGTTGGAGGAGCTCGGCATCCCTTTCAACGAGCAGCTGATGTACGGTGCGGTCGGCGGTAAGCTGCTAACGGGCTCGCCGACGGTGACGATCCTGGAGATGGCGGGCGGCGGTGGACATGCGGCACTGAGGCAGAAAAACTTTAAGCGCAAGTCGACGGCAACCGCTGCGATGGTGGCGTCGGGTGAGCAGACGTCCTTGAATGCGATCGGTAAGTGTGCGATCGGGGCAGGAGGAAGTAGTGTTCCCGTCAGCGTGTGTTGAGATTTCCGCTCAATCCCGTTCACTCCGGGTGGTTTGGGGCGGTGTAGCATGCACACAAACAGGTGTAGTAGTACCCGGGATTACGAACCGTATTAAAGTGGGGCAATTTTCCGGCTCCCTGCAAACGCCAACGAGCGAAATAACGAACCGTTAGGTAGAGATTGTGTTGTTCGTTTGCTACCGTTTGGCCCTTGCACCAGGGCGAGTGGCTGGTGCAAAGTGTAGCGTGGAATGCAATCGAGTGTAGGAATGGAAATCACTAGCCGAAAATTGGAAAGTCCCTAAAAGCGCGAGAGGAATTCTAGCTGTAGCATGCAATCGATGCAGGAAGCAGGAAGCGAAGCATATCATTCGGTGCTTTAGTGCTGAGTTTGTTCATTGCCTTCTTGTGGGGCACTCTAGTATGGGGTTCTTGTGAGGTACGTGACCAAAGATTATTTGATTTAAATAACACAGTTTGTTGAACGCTTTAAATGGAGTGCGATTTGAACGAGGAAGGTAAAATTATAAAGTACTTTGGTTTAAGAAGCTCGTAAAATGGTTTCCCATAACTGATCCATAAAAATACTAACAATTTTATAGGAAGCTCTACAGTGTGCTATAAACATTGAGTGATGCTTTCAAACAGCTCGCTTTTTAATGAAAAGCAATCATTTTTAACAATGTTTTAAAGTCTCTTTGGTATTGATTTTGCTGCAATGTTTGAACATTTCTTTCCGTTAAATATCTCTTGAAGAGTAATATAGCAATAAATCACATTGTCTGACTTTCTGTGTATAAATACGCCAAGCAGCCAAACCAATCGATTTGAATAAATCTTTCAATTCTCCCAATCTTTGTGGGCAGGCTGGCAGCCAAATAACTTGGAGGAAGAGGTGCAAAAGTTTTCCGGTGACGCTATCAAGTTGAaattgaaagtaaacaaacaccgaCACCCTCTTCGGGATGCTGGTGTATGAACGTTTcataaaaaggcatttttattttcgctATTCCAACTCGGGCTAGCCGGTAAAACCCCTGACCGAGCTGGGGCTGGAAGTTAGCATAACAAAAAGATGAAATGGAGCAAAAATAGATAACGGCTTGCCGAACAAGTTCGGAATatgaaacgcaaacaaaattgTGCGAGATTTCGGTCCAATTTTGCTGGAACGGGGATTGCAATAcacttttgtttcgttttgtttggggATGTCTTTAGGAATTCAAAGAAACAAAGGCAATGAAGCAGATAATGGTTCACACTTCCAACCATGTAGTACAATGTAGTTGTAATGATACATTCTGAACGAATAATTTCAGAGCAAAACGTTACATCTTCTTAATGCATTGCACCCAGCATGAAGCGCTCAGTAAACTTTCCAGCCACCAGCACAACCTCCGCCCGTCTCCTAAGtgcaatgtaaaatatttaataccATCCGATCTGTCCAGTCTTATAGTCGGCATATCTCTTAATAAATAACGGCAACGCAACAGTCGACGCAATGTGTCCCAAAAGGCAGTACGGATTGTCTAATCGCACGACGTGGTTCTCGCTTTTCTCTCTATTTCCCCTTTTACATTGTTCGTGCCATCGTGCCGTCGCTGGGGGACCTGTTGCTTCCTGTGTCGCCACCGTCATCAACGTCATCAACGTTCGATCGGCAGGGCTGCAACTATCGGTGGACCGGGGTGGACCGCAGGAGTGGGGCGAAGCGACCCGCAGCTACGTTAAAGCCCAGCGGCGTCATGCCGGACGAGCGACCTTCCAGGGCCAGGTGTACAACTTCCTCGAGCGTCCGGCCGGCTACAAGTGCATTGTGTATCACATCTCTGTGTAAGTATGCCCGAACAATgacaaactaaataaaaacacacacacacatacccattTCACCGAACAGACCAATACCACCACGGATGCAGAAGGACAGAagggtttttttcatttcgtaAAAAACAAATGCACACGGAACGAGATGTGTTGTACATGTACATACATGCGCGCATGGAATGTGTCTGACCCTCCGGATCGAAAAACGGACCCTAATGCTTTGTTCCCTTTATGGACACAGGACCCGTATCGTTTTCAATTGCTTGCCCCCCCTGGATCATAGGGGAAAACGAATTGTAATTGTAGGAGCGAACGAGCAAGCAAGCGAGTGTCCTTTTCCCTCCTGAAACGGTGTTCGTTTGTGCATTTTATCGAttgatttaaatatttacagaAAATccaactgcacacacacacacacacacacacaatcacacaagGGTGGGTGTATGGATTCGTACTACATTTGTCATATgaaatgtgtgcatgtgtgtggggATAAACCACCAACAGCAGAAGGAAAAGTTATCAAACCAGTTCCATCGAGTTGGTTCTTTTTGGTCCGGTTGACTGGATTCGtcgatgtgtatgtgtgggggggggggggacgtgAGGGGGAAAAACGGATGAAACTTCCAATGCCCCCAGCTGCATTTGAATGTCAATTGTATGCGTATGCGTATCAATTCATGGAAAAGCGTCCAACCGTACGCTCGGCATGATCGTGGAGCAGTAATTACTGTGTGTGTCGTGGACCAGTAGTTCCAGACTATCGGCTCTCGGATGCATTCTGAGCGTGCCTGAGCGCAGAGCAACCAGTTGAATCCGAGGTACCGAATGCAAGCGATTCACTGTAGACCTACACATGCACATGTTGCGCTTAATTAGTGGCCAGCTTTGCTGGGAAGACTAACGTTTGCAACGCCAATGACCCCGATATTGGCACACGGTGAAGGCCAAGTGCAACTGGTTGGCATTTGGGAATGCGAATTGTATCGTGTCGATGCTGCAGTATAAGCAACGTACGACATATAGAAATGCAAACAACATGTTGTGTTTCAGCACAACTTAAGCCTTACTTCGAAGATCATTCCCAAAAAAATCTATAGACATATTTATTGCTTTACGACAACAATTGAAATGCTTGGAAAAGGCTTGAATTTTCCAGTGTATCATTGCCTGTATTATATCCTCTTCTTTGTTGCTACATTGAATGGATTTTATATAAACAATTATTTTATGACACGCGTTTCCTGTTGTCTTTCCGGAGGTCTAGaaggaatcaaaacaaatatcCTTCCCCCCTCCACACCATGCTGTCATCAGCCATGTCCTTTTGAAGCATCAAACTCAATGAacataaaacaagaaaaattcATTAATCACAACCACCCTTGACACGTTGGCGGTGGTCTGTCTGGCGTATTAATGCCCAAACCAAAAACCTGACCTCATTCACGATCGTGTCGAACCGACACTCGGACTCGATGACGCATTAGAATGCATAGGTGAAAATCATTACCGGTTCACCCGGTCCACCacaaacaatacaataaagagagagaaaaaaacgacagGTGTGTACTCGATCACCACATTTGCTCGA
This genomic interval from Anopheles merus strain MAF chromosome 3L, AmerM5.1, whole genome shotgun sequence contains the following:
- the LOC121599849 gene encoding uncharacterized protein LOC121599849 — translated: MAKHHRIPTLAENINRSPRLSYLASHSQSASFMSEGGEITELMALDESENLLHDRTASVQVISGSGGALCGSYGSSYASGTLAGPLTPGGRMLVGGNVVAVAAATAINGGGGVNAGGISPGVGSFGEGSERLEELGIPFNEQLMYGAVGGKLLTGSPTVTILEMAGGGGHAALRQKNFKRKSTATAAMVASGEQTSLNAIGLQLSVDRGGPQEWGEATRSYVKAQRRHAGRATFQGQVYNFLERPAGYKCIVYHISVFWMAMANEKSGNH